A portion of the Luxibacter massiliensis genome contains these proteins:
- a CDS encoding spore coat protein CotJB: MSNCPCKKDLMDQINTVSFAVDDVKLFLDTHPCNEEALSYFHEYSRLRNEALREYAAYYGPLTIDTAVYSCADRWDWINEPWPWQEGGC; the protein is encoded by the coding sequence ATGAGTAACTGCCCATGTAAAAAAGATTTGATGGATCAAATCAACACTGTAAGCTTTGCTGTTGACGATGTTAAGCTTTTTCTGGATACCCACCCATGTAATGAAGAAGCGCTTTCCTACTTCCATGAATACAGCCGGCTTAGAAATGAAGCTTTAAGAGAGTATGCGGCGTATTATGGCCCTCTGACCATCGACACTGCTGTTTACTCCTGTGCCGACAGATGGGATTGGATTAATGAGCCATGGCCATGGCAGGAAGGAGGATGCTGA
- a CDS encoding spore coat associated protein CotJA: protein MANCQNNMRYGRQMNQNNNFRTAPNHNSGFRNMPANDCGCRNTPAGSDNSAARGPERQRRSQEPCGCGSPETREGMSPERQRRMAEMRTPECAAKNHHTSEGCENRDPLRSLPIAMAYVPWQRWQNLFESCKGFEKGTIFEDLYKPFHGRGGCNR from the coding sequence ATGGCGAATTGTCAAAACAATATGCGTTACGGCAGGCAGATGAACCAGAACAATAACTTCCGTACCGCACCGAACCATAACAGCGGATTTCGCAATATGCCGGCTAATGACTGTGGATGCCGCAACACACCGGCTGGATCAGATAATTCTGCTGCCAGAGGCCCTGAACGCCAGCGCCGTTCCCAGGAGCCATGTGGCTGTGGCTCACCGGAAACACGCGAAGGAATGAGTCCCGAAAGGCAGCGCCGAATGGCAGAAATGCGCACCCCTGAATGTGCTGCAAAGAACCACCATACCTCAGAAGGCTGCGAAAACCGCGACCCCCTCAGAAGCCTCCCTATTGCCATGGCTTATGTACCCTGGCAGAGATGGCAGAATCTATTTGAATCCTGTAAAGGTTTCGAAAAAGGGACTATTTTTGAAGATCTTTACAAACCATTCCACGGGAGAGGAGGCTGTAATCGATGA